The Cylindrospermum stagnale PCC 7417 genome segment CGGGGTAAAAGTTGCCTATCTTCCGCAAACATCGCTAACACACATTGCAAAATAAAACGCTGCGCTGTTAACTTCTCAATTCCCCGCTTTTCCAACTCTAATAATAATTCACCCATCCGCCTTGCAGCGCGTACTGTTACCTCTACCTGGTTATTTTGGAATACAGGAGTTTTTTCCCCTAATTCCATAAATACCAAAGCTCCTGCCCGTTCTGGCAGTTGCTCCAGCGTAATTTTATCTACAGGTGTATCTAGTTGAAGATCAAAATCAAATATCCAAAATTCATCAAAATTGCACAAAATTACATATTTAGGGCGATTTGGAACCAACCGCGTCCAATAATCAAAAGCCTGAGAATAATGCTTGCTCAAATCTTCCCCGCGCTTTTTCATCTCAATCAAAACGCGAGGTTTCCACACCAAATCAGCAAAACCAGTTTTACCCTGTTTACTACCTTTTTTAATCGCTTCCTCATAATTCGCACCCGCTTCCAGCGCTCCCTCATGGCCAAACGCCCGAAACAAGCGGTCTAAAAACGTTTGCGCTTCCTTCCGTTCCTGTCCCGTGATGTGCTGCTGACAAAAACTCACAAACTTCGCCAAACTTTCCGGTGTCGCTGCTGCCATTTTGGATTGGTGAATTACCCTAAGTACTTTCCATAATTCCCATGTTAAAAATTAATCAACCAAAATGGCAGGAATTATCCTTCCCAGTCCTGACGAATATCGCACAGAAAACTGTCCGCGATGACATCATCAAATAGATAGGGGCATTGCTCTGGAAAAGTTCGTAATGGTAAGTTAGTGTCTCGTAGCGCCAAATCGACTCCCGCTTCAAAACCATCTAACAAGGCTTCTTCTATTCGAGACTTTAAGCTGGGGTTCTGTCGCAGATACCTGTGGATAGCGCGACGCTGTTCTCTAATTGTTAAAAACCAACTGCGACAGCGTTGTTCGGGTTGATACTCCCACTTCAAGAGATGACCGATTAATAAACTCAGACAGCTTACCAGTTCCCGATACTCCTGTCTCCCCAAAGCTTGAATTTCCTCTTGCAGGTTTTGCCAGTCTAGTTCCAGAACTAGCCTCTGCTCTAAAGCTTTAGCCTGCTGCTGTGTCCATCCATAAAAGTCTTGGTCATACAAAAAATGTTTGTCCATATCCATAGAGTTTAATCTTTACAGCAAAGGACATCACACTTAATAAAAGAAAACCGCGCCGCTAAATTTGTAACTATTAATTTAAATAAATTTAACTAGCTTTTGCTTCATCTACAGACGCCTCAGCAGCAGCAGCCAATCTATCCATTACAGCTCTACCAATTATTGCTACTTCACTTAATGGCATAGACCTGATGTGCTTTACCATCTGGTTTACATCTGAAGATTCTGATGTAGGTTTAAGACCAAGATAGTTAAGCAGTTCTTCCATTGTGTAGCCTGCTCTATCTGCAATGTTAGCTAAATTATGTGTATCTGGAATCGAGTCTCCCTTTTCCCATAGCTGCACGGCAGTAGCAGAAACGCCCAGAAGTTTCCCAAAGCCCCTCTGACTCATGGAGCCACGAGCAAGTTTCACTACTTCAATCAGTTTGTTTCTAGCTTCTAAATCCACAACTGTAATATTTCTTCCGCTGTACTTACTAGGGTTTTTCTCGGCTATAAATATTTTATTTAGGTATTTACAACTCTGCTTGCCAATGCTAGACTAAATCTAAATTTGTAGTTTGCAAGTTTGGCTGTAATATTATCTAGAACAATAGTTAGACTAACTTATTTTATCGTGAAACGTTCTAGCAGCAAGCTTTTAGTCAAATCTTAGGAAAAGGTTTGTGTTCAGTGCATCATCTCATGTTCAGTAATTATTTAACTAGCTTTTGCCCCATCTCCCAAAGACTCAGCGACATCAGCAAATCGCTCCGCAGCAGCTTGAGCAATCTTAGCGACTTGGCTTAGAGGCATATGCTGGATTTGTCTCAGAATTAGACTCAAATCGGAGGCTTCTTGTATTGGCTTACCATCCAAGCAGCTAAGTAATTCATCGAGTGTATAACCTGCTCTCGCTGCAATTTTCACCAAATATTCTGTGTCTGGCACGTTCACGCCCTTTTCCCACAACTGAACAGCAGTAGCAGAAACCCCCAAAAGCTTGCCAAACCCACGCTGACTCATGGAACCACGAGCTAGTTTGATAATTTCAACCAGTTTTTCTCTGCTTTCAATGTTCACTGCTTATCTAGCTACTCAACCGCATTTACAAGTTTAGTGAGCCAAATCTAAAATTAAAATTTTATATTGACAAGCGTCGTTGTAGTTGTTATTCTAAAAGTAAAGTTGTCGATATAAAAGTTTTACTTTAATTATTAGATAACACCAGTAAGATTTTGGGAATCATTGCCAATAATTTCAACGGTGCATCATGTTTCGTCAGCCACGCAAAACTAGCCAATATCGCCGCAAAGGCAAAAGCCTAATAGCCGCTAATAAGATTAAACCAGAACAGTGGCAAATTTCCAACACCGAGGCCAAAGAAGCTCTAAAAGCCAAAGGCTACAAAGTTAAGCAAATCAAGAAAATCCACTGCCTAAAGCATCAGGTGTCTATTTCTTTCTGGGATGATCAAGGCAACGTGTGCAGCAGCTTCTTCAGCTACCGGATTTTTGCCCGTTGGCAAAAAGAAGTAGAAAAGTTAATTTACCACTGCCCAAACCTGAAGGAGTGGACGAAATTAAATCACATCATGCACTACGAATTTGCTTATTATAGTTATCCGAGTGAAATAGAAGATGCACTTAACACGGCATTAGAAAACCGCCTATATGTGTTAAAAGGA includes the following:
- a CDS encoding DUF29 domain-containing protein; this translates as MDKHFLYDQDFYGWTQQQAKALEQRLVLELDWQNLQEEIQALGRQEYRELVSCLSLLIGHLLKWEYQPEQRCRSWFLTIREQRRAIHRYLRQNPSLKSRIEEALLDGFEAGVDLALRDTNLPLRTFPEQCPYLFDDVIADSFLCDIRQDWEG
- a CDS encoding helix-turn-helix transcriptional regulator encodes the protein MDLEARNKLIEVVKLARGSMSQRGFGKLLGVSATAVQLWEKGDSIPDTHNLANIADRAGYTMEELLNYLGLKPTSESSDVNQMVKHIRSMPLSEVAIIGRAVMDRLAAAAEASVDEAKAS
- a CDS encoding helix-turn-helix domain-containing protein, which encodes MNIESREKLVEIIKLARGSMSQRGFGKLLGVSATAVQLWEKGVNVPDTEYLVKIAARAGYTLDELLSCLDGKPIQEASDLSLILRQIQHMPLSQVAKIAQAAAERFADVAESLGDGAKAS